CAACATCGCCCAGACGCTGCAACAGGCGCTCAGCCAGATCGTCACCTCCGTCCTCACCATCATCGGCGTGCTGGCGATGATGATCTGGATCTCACCGCTCCTCGCGGTCATCGCGCTGGTCACCGTGCCCGTGTCGGTGCTCGTCGTCGCGGTGATCGGCAAGCGCGCCCAGCCGCAGTTCATCAAGCAGTGGGCGACCACGGGAACGCTGAACGCCCACATCGAGGAGATGTACACCGGGCACGCGCTGGTGAAGGTGTTCGGGCGGCAGCGGGAGGCCGCGCAGACCTTCGCCGAGGAGAACGAGGCGCTGTTCACCTCCAGCTTCAAGGCGCAGTTCATCTCCGGCACGATCCAGCCGGCGATGATGTTCATCGGCAACCTGAACTACGTGCTGGTCGCGGTGATCGGCGGGCTGCGGGTCGCCTCCGGGACGCTGTCGCTGGGCGACGTGCAGGCGTTCATCCAGTACTCCCGGCAGTTCAGCCAGCCGATCACCCAGGTCGCCTCGATGGCCAACCTGCTGCAGTCCGGCGTCGCCTCGGCCGAGCGCGTCTTCGACCTGCTCGACGCCGAGGAGCAGCAGGCCGACCCGTCGCCTTCGCGGCGGCCTGCGCAGGTGACCGGCAAGGTCGCCTTCGAGCACGTGTCGTTCCGGTACGACCCGGACAAGCCGCTGATCGAGGACCTCTCCCTGGTGGTCGAACCCGGCCACACGGTGGCCATCGTCGGCCCGACCGGCGCCGGCAAGACGACGCTCGTCAACCTGCTCATGCGGTTCTACGAGGTGACCGGCGGGCGGATCACCCTCGACGGGGTGGACGTCACCGAGATGTCGCGGGACGACCTGCGCGCACGGATCGGCATGGTCCTGCAGGACACCTGGCTGTTCGGCGGGACGATCGCTGACAACATCGCCTACGGTGCCGGAGACGTGCCGCGGGAGCAGGTGGTGGCGGCCGCGCAGGCCACCCACGCCGACCGGTTCATCCGGACCCTGCCGGACGGGTACGACACGGTGATGGACGAGGAGGGCGGGAACGTCAGCGCCGGCGAGAAGCAGCTGATCACCATCGCCCGCGCGTTCCTCACCGAGCCGTCGATCCTGGTGCTGGACGAGGCCACCTCGTCGGTGGACACCCGGACCGAGGTGCTCATCCAGCACGCGATGACGTCGCTGCGGGCCGGGCGTACCAGCTTCGTCATCGCCCACCGGTTGTCCACCATCCGCGACGCCGACGTGATCCTGGTGATGGAGAACGGCCGGATCGTCGAGCAGGGCAACCACGAGAAGCTGCTGGCCGCCGACGGTGCGTACGCCCGGCTGTACGCCGCGCAGTTCGCCCAGGCGGTGGTCGAGGTCGACTGATCCGAACGTCGACTGATCCAAACAGTGTGAGCAGGGGCGGCCGGACCGGAATGGTCCGGCCGCCCTTGTTGTACGAGGATCTGTCAGGCGAGGCCGCGCAGGTACGCCGCGGTCTCCTCCTGGCCGCCGTGCTCGGCCCAGCCGAGCGGCGTTCCGCCGAAGGAAGCGTCGCGGAGGTGGGGATCCGCGCCCTGCTCCACCAGGAACCGTACGAGCGGGAGGTGTCCTGCATTGGCTGCCTCGTGCAGCGCGGTGCGCCGCAGGTGTGGTCCGAGCATCCCGCCGCGTGCACCGGCGTTCACGTCGAACCCCTGCTCCAGCAGGAGCCTCATCGCCTCGACCCTGCCCGAGCGGGCCACCAGAACACCGGCGTCCGGGAACTTCTCCCGCACGTGCGCGGGCAAGCCGGGGTTGACGGCGGTCAGGCGTTCCACCTCGGCCCGGTCACCGGCCGCGCACGCGCCCACGAACTCCTGCACCGCGCTCACCCGGCCGCGATCGGCGCCGGCGTCGAGGAGCATCCGGGCGATCTCGCGTTCGCCGGCCAGCGTGGCCAGCTGCAACGCGGTGAGGTCGCCGTAGTTCGGGTGGTAGCCAGGGCCGTCGGCGGCGACACCGTGGTCCAGCAGCAACCTGACCCGGGCGGCGAACCCGTGGTCGGCGGCCACCCGAAGCTGCTCCTCCACCATCGCCGTGGTCGACGGGTAGGTGTGGCTCAGCCGCCGGCGCCACGGACTGTCGAACTCCTTGCCCAGCCCGAACTCGAACAGCACCTCCAGGTGGTCGTTCTCAGGCGTGAACTGCCTGTTGTACAAGGCCTGGTTGTCGTTCGGGTCCGCACCGGCCGCCAGCAGCGCCCGGGCCAGGGCGACCGCCCGCGGGTGCGGCGGCTGTCCCTGCTCGCCGCCGCCGAACGCTCCGGTGAGCGCGGTGAACGCCGACGTCATCCCCTGCCACAGCCGGCCGGCGTTCGGGTCGGCGCCGGCGGCCAGCAGCACCTCCGCCGCCTCGACCGGTGAGCCCGCGTCGAGCCGGGCGTACGTCAGGTACATGAGCGGCGGCCAGCCGTACGGGCCGCCGCCCTGGTCGACCTGGGAGCGATCCCGCTCCAGCGCCTCCCGCAGCCCGGCCGCGTCGCCGGCGGCCGCCATCGTGTGCGGGGAGAACCTCGCGACCTCCGGGTGGGCCCGCAGGAGCTCCCGTGCCCGGGCCGGCCGGTGCGGGGTGTCGCGGGTGTAGTTGAGGCAGGCGAGGTCGAGGAAGCGGTCGGCCAGAGCAGGCAGGTCCCGGCCGTCCGGGAAGTCGGCGTCGGCCGTGTCAGCCATGTCACCGATGTCACCCGTGTCGTCCACCGGCCGCGGCCAGTACGAGTACTCCGCCACCACGTCGAGATGGGTCCGCAGCCGTTGCCAGCTGGGGAATCCGTAGCTGCGGGCGACCACGAGCTGTGCGTCGCTGAGGGTGCATCCGCCGGAGACGTCACGGCGGGGATCGAACTCCTGGAACACCGCCAGCGCCTCGGCGTCACCGGCCCGCGCACTGCGCTGCAGCGACCTGGCCTGGTTCCTGAGATGCTCGAGACTGGGGTTGTCGGGGAGCGGACGAGCAGGCACGACGGCCTCCTTCTCTGAACGCCCGATGTCCGCATGATCAGGCCGAAAAGGAGGAACCTCGGCTGGGAGACCAACTCAGGTGGGCTGTGCCCTTCCCGCGGACCGGATGCGCCCCGACGCGCGACCACACCGTACACACGGGCGGCTCCACCGCGCCAGTCCCCCGAGCGAGACGACGAGACGATGACCCCGACGAGCCCACCGACACCACCGACGACGACATCGACGCCGGCACCCGCGACGATCCCGGCGCTTTCGGTCACCACCTTCGGCCATGGCACCGCCAGCGCCGAGGCCACGGTCGAGCTGCTGCGTGGCGCCGGGATCTCCATGGTGGTGGACGTCCGGACCGCGCCGGGCAGCCGCCGCAACCCGCAGTTCTCCCGGGCCGAGCTCGAACGCCACCTGCCCGAGCTCGGGATCGGCTACCGCTGGGACCGCCGGCTCGGCGGCTTCCGCAAGGTGGCCGCCGACTCGCCGGACTCGGCCTGGCGAAACGACGCGTTCCGTGGGTACGCCGGGCACATGCGCACGCCCGAGTTCCTGGCCGGCATCGACGACCTGCTCGCCGGCCTCCAGGACGCCCCCGCCGGCGACGAGGACAGCTTCGGGCCGACCGCGATCATGTGCAGCGAGAGCCTGTGGTGGCGGTGCCACCGGCGGATGATCGCCGACTTCCTCCACCTGGTGCGCGGCGTGCGGGTGCGGCACCTGTTCCCGGACGGGTCGGTGGCCCCGCACCAACTCGGTCCGGGCGTGCGGGTGCGTTCCGACGGGCTGCTCGTCTACGACGGCGGGCAGGCCAGCGTGTTCGACGACCCGGAGTAGGCCGAAAATCATCACCTGAGCCCGGTCCGGTTCGCGGCCTTCGTTCCCGATGCACCACCGGACTCGTGCGGATCTGTCACGACGAAACGGCGTTCGGCGGGCTCCCGGTTTTTGTCATCGGTAACGTGTGATCGCGGCCGTTGAGCCCTTGTGTGCAACGGAAAAAGGCTCTCCGAGGACGTGCCGTGCGACTAGCGTCACCAGTCGTGAGCACACAGTTGCCAGTGCGGGCCAGGTTCGCGGCCAGGGTCACCCGTCGCGTGGCCGCCGTCTCCAGGGCCGCCGGACGCGGTGACGGATCGGTCATCGGCGGCCGCGTCGGCCTCGGCCTCGATCCCCGCCTCCTCCACCGGCTCGCGGCCGGCCGGCAGGTCGCGGTGGTGTCCGGCACCAACGGAAAGACCACCACCACCCGGCTCACCGCGGCGGCCATCGGCGTTCTCGGCCCGGTGGCCAGCAACCCGTTCGGCGCCAACCTGCCGAACGGCCACGTGTCCGCGCTGGCCCTGGCCCCGGACACGAAGTACGCCGTCCTGGAGGTGGACGAGCACTACCTCCCGCACGTGTGTGACGCCGCCCGGCCCCAGGTGATGGCGATGCTCAACCTCACCCGGGACCAACTCGACCGGGCCATGGAAGTGGCGATGATCGCCAAGCTGTGGCGGGACACGGTGAGCGGGCGTCACCTGCATGTCGTGGCCAACGCCGACGACCCGATGGTGGTGTGGGCGGCGAACGCGGCCGAGGAGGTCAGCTGGGTGGCCGCCGGCCAACGCTGGCACGACGACTCCGCGGTCTGCCCGGAGTGCGGCAGCGCCATCGAACGCGTCCCGCACGCCGACGGGACGGCGACCCACTGGCGGTGCACCGGTTGCGCGCTGGCCCGGCCGCAGGCGCAATGGACGCTTGACGGCGAGGCCGTGATCGATCCGGACGGCAACCGCCACGATGTCAAGCTGCAGTTGCCCGGCCGGGTCAACCGGGCGAACGCGGCGATGGCGCTGGCGGTCGCGGCGCGGTTCGGCGTACGCCCGAACGACGCCCTGCCCAGGCTGGCGGAGGTCACCTCGGTCGCCGGGCGCTACGCGGTCGTGGAACGCGACGGCAAGGCCATCCGGCTGCTGCTGGCGAAGAACCCGGCCGGCTGGCTGGAGGCCTTCGACATGGCCGAGCAGGCGCCGACCCTGCTGTGCATCAACGCCCGCGACCCCGACGGCCTGGACACGTCCTGGTTGTTCGACGTGGACTTCGCGCCCCTGCGTGGGCGCCGGGTGCTGATCAGCGGCGACCGCGCGTACGACCTCGGAGTCCGGCTGGCCGTGAACGGCGTCGACTTCGTGCACGTCCGCTCCTTCACCGACGCGCTCGCGGCGATGCCGGACGGACGCACGGAGGTGATCGCGAACTACACCGCCTTCCAGCAGATCAGAGCGGAGCTGAATCGTGTCGACTGACAGTGAGCTGCGGATCGTGTGGGTGTACCCCGATCTGCTGTCGACGTACGGCGACCGGGGCAACCTGCTGATCCTCGCCCAGCGCGCCCGCCTGCGCGGGATTCCCGTGCGGACCGAGGAGATCCGTACCGACGAACCGATCCCGGCCGAGGCCGACATCTACCTGCTCGCGGGCGGGGAGGACGCACCGCAGACGCTGGCCGCCGAACGCATGCTCGACGACGGCGGTCTGCGGCGGGCGGTCGAGCACGGCGCGATCGTGTTCGCGGTGTGCGCGGGCTACCAACTGGTGGGTTCGGCGTTCGCGGCGCAGGGACGGAAGTACGCCGGGCTGGACCTGTTCGACCTGACTTCGGACCGCGGGCCGAGCCGGGCGGTCGGCGAGCTCGCCGGCCCGGTCGACCCGGCCCTCGCCCTGCCGCTGCTCACCGGGTTCGAGAACCACGGCGGGCGTACCCACCTCGGTCCGGGGGTGCGGCCGCTGGCCACCGTCTCGGTCGGGGTCGGCAACGACGGCCACACCGAGGGCGCCTGGACGAAGGGCTTCATCGGGACGTACGCCCACGGGCCGGCGTTGTCCCGCAACCCCGCGCTCGCCGACCTGGTGCTGCGGTGGGCGACCGGGCGGGAGTCCCTCGAGCCGCTGGACGACACCTGGCACGACAAGCTCCGCGACGAACGCCTGGCCGCCCTCGCCGCACGAGGCAAGGACCTCCGCCACGCCGCCTGACCGTGCCCCGGCTGCCTCCCCTGCTTGACAGCACCGGCCGGCCTGGGCGATAACAGCGGCACCTGGACCGGGTTCCCCGCGTCCGCACACCGAGAGACACCGCGATGAGCTGTCCGCCGGCGATGACCCCCGAGGATTCCGACACCCTGGCCAGGCTGGCGGCCGCCGTCCTGTGGGTGCTCGGCTCGCTCTATGCCTGGGCCCGGACCGGCTTCGCGCACGAGGACCCCTGGCTGCTGCTGAGGGTCCCTGTCACCGGAATCTGGTGGGGATTCGTCGTAGGTCTCGTCCTGGGGCTCTTCGCGGTGATGTTCGAAGCACGGTTGCTGACCGCGTACTGGTGGTGGAAGAACCGGCACGGAAACAGGAACTGATCGGTCACAGCCCTCGCCGGCGCAGCCAGTGCAGGCACGCGAGGCCCTGCGCGCGCTGGAACGCCCGGACCGTGGGGATTCCCGGCGGCGGTGGCTGCAGGGACCTCGACACGAAGTAGCCCGCCAACCCCGCGATCACGGCGGTGACCGCGTCCTTGTCGGCGTCCCGGGCCAGCGGGTGGCCGGCCAGCAGTTCCTCGGGATCACCCGCACCCTGCATGGCCATGCTCGGCAGCATCAGCACGAGGTCGACCCAGGCGGCGCCGACCAACGCGGCCGGCCAGTCGACGAAGTAGACCCGATCCTCGGTGAGGAGGAGGTTGTCCGCGCGGAGGTCTCCGTGCAGCAGGGTGTCGCCCTGCGCGGCCGCCTGCCAGCGGGTCTCCCACACCGCCAGGTCGGCGAGCCGCCCGGCGGCCCACGGGTCGACCTCGGCCAGCCGCGGATCCGGCCGGTCCAGCAGGCCGCGCCAGCCGGAGAAGTCCTCGTCCAGGACGTCGACCGGGGGTAGGTCCAGCTCGGGTGGCACCGGGGTCAACGCGGCGCCGAGGTCGGTCAGGGCAGCGAGTACGCGGTCGCGCTCGGCCGGTACCCACGGCAGCGTGGGCGGGACACCGGTCAGTGCCTCGAACACCAGCACCACCCAGTCACCGTCGTCGTGTGACCA
This Actinopolymorpha cephalotaxi DNA region includes the following protein-coding sequences:
- a CDS encoding ABC transporter ATP-binding protein, which gives rise to MSTQVKPASPPKRGMGPDRRHGPMMGGGMSTEKAMNFRGSSKRLIAMMRPERPVVLGVLVLGAISVGLSVLGPKILGHATNLIFAGVVGRQLPAGITKEQAIEGLRARGQGDVADLLRTVDVVPGQGIDFNAVGMVLMAALGIFVVASLFALVQGRLTAVVVQKLAFRLREQAETKLSRLPLGYFDRQPRGEVLSRTTNDIDNIAQTLQQALSQIVTSVLTIIGVLAMMIWISPLLAVIALVTVPVSVLVVAVIGKRAQPQFIKQWATTGTLNAHIEEMYTGHALVKVFGRQREAAQTFAEENEALFTSSFKAQFISGTIQPAMMFIGNLNYVLVAVIGGLRVASGTLSLGDVQAFIQYSRQFSQPITQVASMANLLQSGVASAERVFDLLDAEEQQADPSPSRRPAQVTGKVAFEHVSFRYDPDKPLIEDLSLVVEPGHTVAIVGPTGAGKTTLVNLLMRFYEVTGGRITLDGVDVTEMSRDDLRARIGMVLQDTWLFGGTIADNIAYGAGDVPREQVVAAAQATHADRFIRTLPDGYDTVMDEEGGNVSAGEKQLITIARAFLTEPSILVLDEATSSVDTRTEVLIQHAMTSLRAGRTSFVIAHRLSTIRDADVILVMENGRIVEQGNHEKLLAADGAYARLYAAQFAQAVVEVD
- a CDS encoding ankyrin repeat domain-containing protein; this encodes MPARPLPDNPSLEHLRNQARSLQRSARAGDAEALAVFQEFDPRRDVSGGCTLSDAQLVVARSYGFPSWQRLRTHLDVVAEYSYWPRPVDDTGDIGDMADTADADFPDGRDLPALADRFLDLACLNYTRDTPHRPARARELLRAHPEVARFSPHTMAAAGDAAGLREALERDRSQVDQGGGPYGWPPLMYLTYARLDAGSPVEAAEVLLAAGADPNAGRLWQGMTSAFTALTGAFGGGEQGQPPHPRAVALARALLAAGADPNDNQALYNRQFTPENDHLEVLFEFGLGKEFDSPWRRRLSHTYPSTTAMVEEQLRVAADHGFAARVRLLLDHGVAADGPGYHPNYGDLTALQLATLAGEREIARMLLDAGADRGRVSAVQEFVGACAAGDRAEVERLTAVNPGLPAHVREKFPDAGVLVARSGRVEAMRLLLEQGFDVNAGARGGMLGPHLRRTALHEAANAGHLPLVRFLVEQGADPHLRDASFGGTPLGWAEHGGQEETAAYLRGLA
- a CDS encoding DUF488 domain-containing protein; this encodes MTPTSPPTPPTTTSTPAPATIPALSVTTFGHGTASAEATVELLRGAGISMVVDVRTAPGSRRNPQFSRAELERHLPELGIGYRWDRRLGGFRKVAADSPDSAWRNDAFRGYAGHMRTPEFLAGIDDLLAGLQDAPAGDEDSFGPTAIMCSESLWWRCHRRMIADFLHLVRGVRVRHLFPDGSVAPHQLGPGVRVRSDGLLVYDGGQASVFDDPE
- a CDS encoding Mur ligase family protein; translation: MSTQLPVRARFAARVTRRVAAVSRAAGRGDGSVIGGRVGLGLDPRLLHRLAAGRQVAVVSGTNGKTTTTRLTAAAIGVLGPVASNPFGANLPNGHVSALALAPDTKYAVLEVDEHYLPHVCDAARPQVMAMLNLTRDQLDRAMEVAMIAKLWRDTVSGRHLHVVANADDPMVVWAANAAEEVSWVAAGQRWHDDSAVCPECGSAIERVPHADGTATHWRCTGCALARPQAQWTLDGEAVIDPDGNRHDVKLQLPGRVNRANAAMALAVAARFGVRPNDALPRLAEVTSVAGRYAVVERDGKAIRLLLAKNPAGWLEAFDMAEQAPTLLCINARDPDGLDTSWLFDVDFAPLRGRRVLISGDRAYDLGVRLAVNGVDFVHVRSFTDALAAMPDGRTEVIANYTAFQQIRAELNRVD
- a CDS encoding type 1 glutamine amidotransferase translates to MSTDSELRIVWVYPDLLSTYGDRGNLLILAQRARLRGIPVRTEEIRTDEPIPAEADIYLLAGGEDAPQTLAAERMLDDGGLRRAVEHGAIVFAVCAGYQLVGSAFAAQGRKYAGLDLFDLTSDRGPSRAVGELAGPVDPALALPLLTGFENHGGRTHLGPGVRPLATVSVGVGNDGHTEGAWTKGFIGTYAHGPALSRNPALADLVLRWATGRESLEPLDDTWHDKLRDERLAALAARGKDLRHAA
- a CDS encoding phosphotransferase family protein — protein: MASEQDGPHAETLHGRGGNRLLWPDLPDGLRAEIESRLGSPVVAAASKAGGFSPGLASVLRLADGSQVFAKAVSSAPNPISPSMHRREATIAGRLPASAPVPRLLWSHDDGDWVVLVFEALTGVPPTLPWVPAERDRVLAALTDLGAALTPVPPELDLPPVDVLDEDFSGWRGLLDRPDPRLAEVDPWAAGRLADLAVWETRWQAAAQGDTLLHGDLRADNLLLTEDRVYFVDWPAALVGAAWVDLVLMLPSMAMQGAGDPEELLAGHPLARDADKDAVTAVIAGLAGYFVSRSLQPPPPGIPTVRAFQRAQGLACLHWLRRRGL